A region of the Methylobacterium nodulans ORS 2060 genome:
CCAGGACGTCTACGAGGAGGTGGCGAACGCCTATATCGCGGGCCTGGAGGAACTCGCCGCGAAGGGCGGCCCGGTCGGGCGGATCGCGAGCGTCGCGAGCTTCTTCGTCAGCCGCATCGACTCGAACGTCGACGCGAAGCTCGACGAGCGGATCGCGAAGGCGGGCGCAGAGGAGAAGGCCGCGCTGGAGGCCCTGAAGGGCAGGGTCGCCATCGCCAACGCCAAGCTCGCCTATCAGCGCTACAAGCGCCTGTTCGCGGGAGCGCGCTGGGAGGCGCTGGCGGCGAAGGGCGCGCATCGGCAGCGCCTGCTCTGGGCCTCCACCGGCACCAAGAACAAGGCCTATTCGGACGTTCTCTACGTCGAGGAGCTGATCGGGCCGGACACGGTCAACACCATGCCGCCCGCCACGATGGACGCGTTCCGCGACCATGGGCGGGTGCGGGCGACCCTGGAGGAGGATGTCGGCGGGGCCGAGCGGATCCTGGCGAGCCTCGCGCGGGCCGGCATCGACCTCGATGCGGTGACGAAGGACCTCGTGCGCGAGGGCGTGCAGCTCTTCGCCGATGCCGCCGACAAGCTGCTGGGGGCGGTGGCGGGCAAGCGCGCCCGCTTCCTGGGCGAGCGGCTCGACCGCCAGGACCTGGCGCTGGGCAGCCTGAAGGAGCCGGTCGAGAAGGCCGCCGAGCAATGGCGGGCCGAGGGGCTGGTGCGCCGGCTGTGGCAGCGCGACGCCTCCGTGTGGACCGGCGCCGACGAGGCGCGCTGGCTCGGCTGGCTCGACATCGTCGAACAGGAGCTCGCAAAGGCCGCCGACTACGCCGCCTTCGCGGAGGAGATCCGCACCGAGGGATTCTCCGACGCCGTGGTGCTCGGCATGGGCGGCTCCAGTCTCGGGCCGGAGGTGCTGGCCGAGACCTATGGCGCGCGCGCCGGCTTCCCGCGCCTGCGCATCCTCGACTCGACGGATCCGGCGGAGGTGAAGGCGGTCGAGCAGGCGGTGGACCTTTCCCGCACGCTGTTCATCGTCGCCTCGAAATCCGGCTCGACGCTCGAACCCAACGTTTTTCGCGATTATTTCCTGGCCCGCATGCGCGCGGTGGTGGGCGAGACGGCGGGCCGCCATTTCGTCGCCGTGACCGATCCGGGCTCGGCGATGGAGAAGGCCGCGCAGGCCGACGGCTTCCGACGGATCTTCCACGGCGTGCCGGAGATCGGCGGGCGCTACTCGGTGCTCTCGGCCTTCGGGCTGGTGCCGGCGGCGGCGAGCGGCATCGACGTGGCGGCCTTCCTGGAGAGCGCCCGGCGCATGGTGCGCGCCTGCGGACCCGAGGTGCCGCCCGCGTTCAATCCGGGCGTGCAGCTCGGCCTCGCGCTCGGGCTCGCGGCGACCCTGCAGGGCCGCGACAAGGTCACGCTCGTCGCCTCGCCGGGCGTCGCCAGCTTCGGGGCCTGGGTCGAGCAGCTGATCGCCGAATCGACCGGCAAGGAGGGTAAGGGCCTCATCCCCATCGACAACGAGCCGCTCGGCGCTCCCGAGGTCTATGGGTCCGACCGCTTCTTCGTCCATCTGCGCCTCGACGACGGGGCGGATGCGGCCCAGGACGCGGCGCTGAAGGCCCTGGAGGCGGCAGGGCACCCGGTGGCGCG
Encoded here:
- a CDS encoding bifunctional transaldolase/phosoglucose isomerase, which encodes MNPLKALHAEQGQAVWLDFLARGFVARGDLGRLVTEDGLRGVTSNPAIFEKAIGQSDEYDDALRKAGDGRVVDLYEGLAIADIQAAADVLRSVYDASGGRDGFVSLEVSPYLAMHTQETIAEARRLWAAVARDNLMVKVPATPEGLPAIRTLTAEGINVNITLLFSQDVYEEVANAYIAGLEELAAKGGPVGRIASVASFFVSRIDSNVDAKLDERIAKAGAEEKAALEALKGRVAIANAKLAYQRYKRLFAGARWEALAAKGAHRQRLLWASTGTKNKAYSDVLYVEELIGPDTVNTMPPATMDAFRDHGRVRATLEEDVGGAERILASLARAGIDLDAVTKDLVREGVQLFADAADKLLGAVAGKRARFLGERLDRQDLALGSLKEPVEKAAEQWRAEGLVRRLWQRDASVWTGADEARWLGWLDIVEQELAKAADYAAFAEEIRTEGFSDAVVLGMGGSSLGPEVLAETYGARAGFPRLRILDSTDPAEVKAVEQAVDLSRTLFIVASKSGSTLEPNVFRDYFLARMRAVVGETAGRHFVAVTDPGSAMEKAAQADGFRRIFHGVPEIGGRYSVLSAFGLVPAAASGIDVAAFLESARRMVRACGPEVPPAFNPGVQLGLALGLAATLQGRDKVTLVASPGVASFGAWVEQLIAESTGKEGKGLIPIDNEPLGAPEVYGSDRFFVHLRLDDGADAAQDAALKALEAAGHPVARIALASREELPQEFFRFEIATAVAGAVLGINPFDQPDVEASKIKTRELTAAAERDGALPAETPVAEDTGLALYTDPANAEALRKAGAGQDPESWLRAQIGRAGLSDYVALLAYIERKPDHFAPLQAARLALRDSRRVATCVEFGPRFLHSTGQAYKGGPDSGVFLQITADPAPDLAIPGRSVSFGTVIAAQARGDFGVLSERGRRALRVHIKGDLRSGLDRLRKALT